A genomic window from Vicia villosa cultivar HV-30 ecotype Madison, WI unplaced genomic scaffold, Vvil1.0 scaffold8, whole genome shotgun sequence includes:
- the LOC131643213 gene encoding uncharacterized protein LOC131643213, which yields MGTKVQNLPGYYSMMRDLNEESSSCGWPLFYRDKTPINGKCCDGYLPSVATDACNVHDKDVVKRMMLEHEAVFKNQVCELHRLYRIQRDLMSDFDRKELHRNQIPAEASFSQVTSEDGRKWHVSGFPAGNSAYAKASVSDAAGVHSPLGSIQGTSNRACPFPSPDGGMIESTRPSKVRRKMFDLSLPADENVDSDESDEKLSDEKTSASRFFLADKSCKIGKGEEDGGKACCRDTSTSEKSLMRRNGLADLNEPAQVDETYDSPYVRVPSNSVSATECLDRTTSAKQKMQFFGSSREHLLNSSSGTDIWARNDGNEKRGISSVAEAGHAKSNLQPVLNVFKPEKSLLSSQTMQHTYSNAREPVSNYFDGRSKADTWREKTVSERNQEFFVDKHPESVLPLYRPGYNTPFAPSYDLSKSWSHSAASWGKASCSLNQKLMSVKTPSCPNASGSVNRNLEEFWPLNTNSNPNPSIPSGASLLNRFHLGSSSVSKEPSMNVSSISYDYPNHNNDKNSGKGIDLNAILSNGIMEGDALSWLRAKTARTNEAKNTDRSSITAGEMSFLQTASLSVKGEAGKVTHGVTSVSCSNTLDQRRIELSESSSNKKILGVPIFDMPRSSPKKELSSITSPSVPIPTMSDAKATENKHKIRMLDINLPCDANDLEFDKEGFTETVVSKTRSPTAEADSRNQIDLNFSMTEDEESHTTLPSADTNMKATIDLEALAVPESEEDLVPEENKLETSLASPQVPQDSIEQPQEELMRNAAEAIVVLSSLSRDQVDPVINNPSVDPEINNPSVDPLSWFADVVSLCEGTVKSKCDNSREKDDEELDYFEYMTLKLEETKEEDYMPKPLVPENFKVEETTSTLPTRTRRGPARRGRQKKDFQRDILPGLVSLSRNEVTEDIQTFGGIMKSTGHSWQSGSSSRKRGRPRRQPQVTPSPSPSPPPVTTNETSTPLMQELNNIEVALEERSLTGWGKTTRRPRRQRCPPAGNHPLIPIA from the exons ATGGGAACCAAGGTTCAGAATCTGCCGGGATATTACTCGATGATGAGAGATCTTAATGAGGAATCCAGTAGCTGTGGTTGGCCGTTATTTTACAGAGATAAAACACCGATAAACGGGAAGTGTTGTGATGGTTATCTTCCAAGTGTCGCCACCGATGCATGTAATGTGCATGATAAGGATGTTGTCAAGCGGATGATGCTTGAACACGAGGCGGTATTTAAGAATCAG GTTTGTGAACTCCACCGCTTATACAGAATACAAAGAGATTTGATGAGTGATTTCGATAGGAAGGAGTTACACAGAAATCAGATACCTGCCGAGGCTTCGTTTTCTCAAGTAACAAGTGAGGATGGAAGAAAATGGCATGTTTCTGGCTTTCCTGCGGGAAATTCGGCTTATGCTAAAGCATCTGTTTCAGATGCTGCAGGTGTTCATTCTCCTTTAGGTTCTATTCAAGGAACAAGCAACCGAGCTTGTCCGTTTCCATCCCCGGATGGTGGTATGATCGAGTCCACCAGACCGTCAAAGGTGAGAAGAAAAATGTTTGACCTTTCGCTCCCGGCTGATGAAAATGTCGATTCTGACGAAAGTGATGAAAAGCTCAGTGACGAAAAGACAAGTGCTTCAAGGTTTTTTCTTGCGGATAAAAGTTGTAAAATTGGAAAGGGGGAGGAGGATGGTGGGAAGGCCTGTTGCCGGGACACTTCAACATCTGAGAAGTCTTTGATGAGAAGAAATGGTTTAGCTGATTTAAACGAACCAGCTCAGGTGGATGAAACATATGATTCTCCTTATGTTCGTGTTCCGAGCAATTCAGTATCCGCAACTGAATGTTTGGATCGGACTACCAGTGCCAAACAAAAGATGCAGTTTTTTGGTTCGTCTAGGGAACATTTACTGAACTCGAGCAGTGGAACTGACATTTGGGCTCGAAATGATGGGAATGAAAAAAGGGGAATTTCATCGGTAGCTGAGGCAG GGCATGCGAAAAGTAACCTACAGCCAGTGTTAAATGTCTTCAAACCGGAGAAATCACTTTTATCTTCTCAAACAATGCAGCATACATACAGCAACGCTCGTGAGCCTGTATCCAATTATTTTGACGGTCGAAGCAAGGCTGATACATGGAGGGAAAAGACTGTTAGTGAAAGAAATCAAGAATTCTTTGTTGATAAACATCCCGAGTCTGTTTTACCTTTATATAGGCCTGGTTATAATACTCCATTCGCTCCTTCCTATGATTTATCGAAATCTTGGTCTCATTCTGCTGCGTCTTGGGGAAAGGCGAGCTGCAGCCTAAACCAGAAGTTGATGTCGGTTAAGACGCCTTCATGTCCAAATGCGTCTGGTTCCGTCAATAGGAATTTGGAAGAGTTTTGGCCTCTAAATACAAATTCCAATCCTAATCCAAGTATTCCATCTGGTGCATCATTACTGAACAGATTTCACCTCGGGTCTTCATCCGTATCCAAGGAACCATCGATGAACGTGTCCTCCATTAGTTATGACTATCCGAATCATAATAATGACAAGAATTCTGGAAAAGGCATTGACTTAAATGCGATTCTTTCAAATGGGATAATGGAAGGGGACGCGTTGTCATGGCTTAGAGCAAAGACCGCTCGTACGAATGAAGCAAAAAACACTGATAGGAGCTCCATTACTGCAGGAGAGATGAGTTTTCTTCAGACTGCTTCGTTGTCCGTGAAAGGTGAAGCTGGAAAGGTTACACATGGTGTAACTTCGGTTTCGTGCTCTAATACTCTTGATCAAAGGAGGATTGAATTAAGTGAAAGCTCTAGTAATAAGAAAATTCTCGGTGTTCCAATATTTGATATGCCTCGTAGTTCTCCGAAGAAGGAGTTATCGTCAATCACTTCTCCCTCGGTTCCAATTCCTACAATGTCTGATGCAAAAGCTACGGAAAATAAGCACAAAATCCGGATGCTTGATATCAACCTGCCTTGTGATGCTAATGATCTCGAGTTTGACAAAGAAGGATTCACCGAAACTGTCGTTAGTAAGACAAGATCTCCTACAGCGGAAGCAGACTCTAGAAATCAAATTGATCTGAACTTTAGTATGACCGAGGATGAAGAATCACACACAACTCTTCCGAGTGCCGATACAAATATGAAGGCAACGATAGATTTGGAAGCCCTCGCTGTTCCCGAGTCAGAGGAGGATCTCGTTCCAGAAGAAAACAAACTTGAAACTTCTCTAGCATCACCGCAAGTTCCACAAGACAGTATTGAACAGCCACAGGAAGAACTTATGAGAAATGCGGCAGAAGCAATTGTTGTCCTTTCATCGCTTTCCCGTGACCAAGTGGATCCTGTGATCAACAATCCATCGGTGGATCCTGAGATCAACAATCCATCGGTGGATCCATTGAGTTGGTTTGCGGATGTTGTTTCCTTGTGTGAAGGTACCGTCAAGAGCAAGTGCGATAATTCGAGAGAAAAGGATGACGAAGAATTGGATTATTTCGAGTACATGACATTGAAACTTGAGGAGACCAAAGAAGAAGACTACATGCCAAAGCCTCTCGTTCCGGAAAACTTCAAAGTGGAAGAAACAACAAGTACTTTACCAACCCGGACGCGAAGAGGGCCTGCAAGGAGAGGAAGGCAGAAGAAAGACTTCCAAAGGGACATCCTTCCCGGCCTTGTATCTTTATCAAGGAATGAAGTAACTGAAGATATTCAGACATTTGGAGGGATTATGAAATCAACTGGTCATTCATGGCAATCGGGAAGCTCGTCTAGGAAGAGAGGGAGGCCAAGGCGGCAACCGCAGGTTACCCCTTCTCCCTCTCCCTCACCACCGCCTGTGACCACCAACGAAACCAGCACCCCATTGATGCAGGAGCTCAATAACATCGAAGTGGCGTTGGAAGAAAGGAGCCTAACAGGTTGGGGAAAAACAACTCGAAGGCCTCGCAGACAAAGGTGTCCACCGGCTGGTAATCATCCATTGATTCCAATAGCATAA